The following proteins are encoded in a genomic region of Terriglobia bacterium:
- a CDS encoding cysteine desulfurase-like protein produces MSTAANQTDIGTVESIRAQFPALERRERGCPVAYFDGPGGTQVPRPVVEAISNYLYHHNSNTHWGYATSNETDAIIRKGRAAMADLLNASPSEIVFGPNMTTLTFHFSRALGRAYGPGDEIVVTELDHHANIDPWQALTKERGVTVRSVKMLRETGQLDWRDLEAKVNRRTKVLAIGVASNALGTINDVRRAAEIAHSVGAILFADGVHSTPHVPTDVKAWGCDFLSCSAYKFYGPHMGALYGREDLLQSIDFPKLLPAPDTAPERAETGTQNHEGIAGAAAAVDFLASLATGPSRRAKLNAALAGLEARGHALVAQMWDGLSDIPGVKPFAPTPAERRTPTVSFIVQGVPSADVSAHLAKRGVFVSHGNFYAATAVEGLGCAGQGVVRAGCACYTTSDEVSRLIEGVRESARRRAEKPR; encoded by the coding sequence ATGAGCACTGCAGCCAACCAGACCGACATTGGAACCGTCGAAAGCATTCGCGCCCAATTTCCCGCGCTCGAGCGCCGCGAACGCGGCTGCCCCGTCGCCTACTTTGACGGGCCCGGGGGTACGCAGGTCCCCCGCCCCGTGGTCGAGGCCATCAGCAACTATCTCTATCATCACAACTCCAACACCCACTGGGGCTACGCCACCAGCAATGAAACCGATGCCATCATCCGCAAGGGACGGGCGGCAATGGCAGACCTGCTGAATGCCAGCCCCTCGGAAATTGTTTTTGGCCCAAACATGACCACCTTGACGTTTCACTTTTCCCGCGCGCTTGGCCGCGCCTACGGTCCCGGCGATGAAATTGTGGTGACCGAGCTGGACCACCATGCAAACATCGACCCCTGGCAGGCCCTGACAAAGGAGCGCGGCGTAACGGTCCGCTCGGTGAAGATGCTGCGAGAGACCGGCCAGCTCGACTGGCGGGACCTGGAAGCCAAGGTGAACCGGCGGACTAAGGTGCTGGCCATCGGAGTGGCTTCAAACGCTCTGGGCACCATCAATGACGTTCGCCGCGCTGCTGAAATCGCGCACAGCGTCGGCGCGATTCTTTTCGCCGATGGCGTGCATTCAACTCCGCATGTTCCTACCGACGTGAAGGCATGGGGCTGCGATTTTCTTTCCTGTTCGGCTTACAAATTCTACGGTCCGCACATGGGCGCTCTCTACGGTCGAGAGGACCTCCTGCAATCAATCGACTTCCCCAAGCTCCTGCCGGCGCCTGACACAGCCCCGGAAAGGGCCGAAACTGGCACCCAGAACCACGAAGGCATTGCAGGCGCCGCCGCTGCCGTGGATTTCCTTGCCTCGTTGGCAACGGGACCGTCCAGACGAGCGAAGCTGAATGCAGCGCTTGCCGGGCTCGAGGCACGAGGTCACGCGCTGGTGGCGCAAATGTGGGACGGCCTCTCGGACATCCCCGGCGTTAAGCCGTTCGCACCTACACCCGCGGAACGCCGGACGCCCACCGTGTCGTTCATCGTCCAAGGCGTTCCCTCCGCCGACGTTTCCGCACATCTGGCGAAACGTGGCGTCTTTGTCTCGCATGGAAACTTTTATGCCGCCACGGCGGTGGAAGGTTTGGGCTGCGCCGGCCAGGGTGTCGTTCGTGCTGGTTGCGCCTGTTACACCACCAGCGATGAAGTCAGCCGCTTGATCGAGGGCGTGCGGGAGAGCGCCCGGCGCCGCGCAGAGAAACCGCGCTAA
- a CDS encoding dihydrodipicolinate synthase family protein — MPPGEEWKHRFRGVFPAVVTPFNANGEFAVETFERLLARLYEAGVHGVYVCGQTGEGGLQPVSMRRQVAEAAVRCTPGGRTVIVHVGAARLADASELARQAEHIGAGAVSSLPPAGNYSFDELRGYYEQLAQASRLPLLVYYYPEASRLTVTLDHLLDLCQIPNVIGLKFTDFDLYKLHQISQSGKVIFNGRDEVFAAGLLMGAGGGIGTFYNLVPELFLQIYQSALGGKWDEARRAQDQVNELIRTTLEFPMLSAVKTMLKWQGFDCGPCLAPRENLTNTQEARLRGMIENSSLSPLLSGAR, encoded by the coding sequence ATGCCGCCCGGTGAAGAGTGGAAGCATCGTTTCCGCGGAGTTTTTCCCGCGGTTGTCACTCCGTTTAACGCAAACGGAGAATTTGCAGTTGAAACCTTTGAACGGCTTCTGGCGCGGCTGTATGAGGCCGGAGTCCACGGCGTCTACGTGTGCGGCCAGACCGGCGAAGGCGGCCTGCAGCCCGTCAGCATGCGACGGCAAGTGGCGGAAGCGGCTGTGCGGTGCACGCCAGGCGGCCGGACCGTTATCGTGCATGTTGGCGCAGCGCGCCTCGCGGACGCCAGTGAACTCGCGCGTCAGGCGGAGCACATCGGCGCCGGCGCGGTGAGCAGTCTGCCCCCGGCCGGAAACTACAGCTTCGACGAACTGCGCGGCTACTACGAGCAATTGGCGCAAGCCAGCAGACTGCCGCTTCTGGTCTACTACTATCCGGAAGCAAGCCGGCTGACAGTAACTCTCGATCACCTTCTCGACCTCTGCCAGATTCCCAACGTAATTGGATTGAAGTTCACGGACTTCGATCTCTACAAGCTGCACCAGATCAGCCAGTCCGGCAAAGTGATTTTCAACGGCCGTGATGAAGTGTTTGCAGCCGGACTGCTGATGGGCGCCGGCGGAGGAATCGGAACATTCTATAATCTCGTTCCTGAACTCTTTCTCCAGATCTACCAGAGCGCGCTCGGCGGCAAGTGGGACGAAGCCCGCCGCGCCCAGGACCAGGTGAATGAACTCATCCGGACCACGCTCGAATTCCCCATGCTCTCGGCCGTGAAGACCATGCTCAAGTGGCAAGGCTTCGACTGCGGACCGTGTCTGGCGCCGCGCGAAAACCTTACCAATACGCAGGAAGCTCGATTGCGCGGCATGATCGAAAACAGCAGCCTCAGCCCGTTACTTTCTGGTGCGCGATGA
- a CDS encoding sialidase family protein: protein MQNIAIAVLVSAAWLFTPGRADAARRFIQQTAVYHANDGGYAAHRIPALLVTSKGTLLAFCEARSGSASDSAPTAVVLRRSVYGGKAWMQAQVVARFPGFTVGNPTPVRDRTTGVIWLLLTASPAGVTEKEIDERPPKGARTVWITHSSDDGVHWAALQDITSSTKKSNWTWYATGPGNGIQLENGRLVVPCDHKLAGTGALYSHVIYSDDHGETWKIGGSAGPETNESAVVQLADGSLLLNMRSYAGKQHRAIALSHDGGLTWSPVRLDLALIEPICQASMIRYTLATEAGRNRLLFSNPADTARRDRMTVRLSYDEGKTWPVARMIYAGPSAYSSLAVLHDGTIGLLYERGAANANEEIEFARFNLTWLAHGADHFN from the coding sequence GTGCAAAACATTGCGATCGCGGTTTTAGTTTCCGCGGCCTGGTTGTTCACGCCGGGCCGCGCTGACGCCGCGCGCCGGTTCATCCAGCAGACTGCCGTCTACCACGCGAACGACGGCGGCTACGCTGCCCATCGCATTCCTGCGTTGCTCGTCACCAGCAAAGGTACTCTTCTGGCTTTCTGCGAGGCACGTTCTGGGTCTGCCAGCGATTCCGCGCCCACCGCTGTCGTGCTCAGGCGGAGCGTGTACGGCGGGAAGGCCTGGATGCAGGCGCAGGTGGTGGCGCGCTTTCCGGGCTTCACGGTTGGAAATCCCACGCCGGTCAGGGACCGCACTACCGGCGTCATCTGGCTGCTGCTGACGGCGAGCCCCGCGGGCGTGACGGAGAAAGAGATCGACGAGCGCCCGCCCAAAGGGGCGCGCACCGTGTGGATTACGCACAGCAGCGACGACGGAGTGCATTGGGCCGCCCTGCAAGATATCACCTCCTCGACGAAGAAATCCAACTGGACCTGGTATGCCACGGGTCCCGGCAACGGCATTCAGCTTGAGAACGGGCGACTGGTGGTTCCCTGCGATCACAAGCTGGCGGGAACGGGCGCTCTCTACTCGCACGTGATTTACAGCGACGATCATGGCGAAACCTGGAAGATCGGCGGCAGCGCGGGGCCCGAAACCAACGAGTCGGCTGTGGTCCAGTTGGCTGATGGCTCCCTGCTGCTGAACATGCGCAGTTATGCGGGCAAGCAGCATCGGGCCATTGCGCTGAGCCACGACGGCGGACTCACGTGGTCTCCCGTACGGCTTGACCTGGCATTGATTGAGCCCATTTGCCAGGCCAGCATGATTCGGTACACGCTTGCTACTGAAGCGGGCAGAAACCGCCTGCTCTTTTCAAACCCGGCCGATACCGCCCGGCGCGATCGCATGACCGTCCGCCTGAGCTACGACGAAGGGAAAACGTGGCCGGTGGCCCGGATGATTTACGCAGGGCCTTCCGCGTATTCATCACTCGCGGTGTTGCACGATGGGACGATCGGCCTGCTGTACGAAAGGGGCGCAGCAAACGCCAATGAGGAGATTGAGTTTGCACGTTTCAACCTGACGTGGCTTGCGCACGGCGCCGACCATTTCAACTGA
- a CDS encoding EamA family transporter produces the protein MLHLLKNGALIAVLAHALIGVSLLWDKVLLKKRGTKNLFSYVFWLGSLSVFGLALIPFGYKSPPLAIIGIAFTAGILHLIGVFFYYVALKRGEASEALAIVGGFSPVATALIALALLSSQMTGWQLFGFILMSAGGFMMFASEKHPLKKMLIPVALAAGTLGLVNVLEKIVYNHSNFVSGYVWFTLGTFAGSVSLLVPPSWRKQIFRESGDSRPRSRFWYFVNRIISGVGSLLIYYAVSLTHPAIVDAISGVRYVIIFFGALLLTKFRPQWLKEDFHKWQLISKCAATCLVVAGLVLVGLSGGKKGGSGNPSASEMPGLRPLFHLPINPAAADARLHNNRATDAPQPLTIGLAVTAPE, from the coding sequence TTGCTGCATTTGCTTAAAAACGGTGCCTTGATCGCCGTTTTGGCGCACGCTCTGATCGGCGTGTCTCTACTCTGGGACAAGGTGCTTCTGAAGAAGCGCGGCACCAAGAACCTTTTTAGTTACGTCTTCTGGCTGGGGTCCTTGAGCGTCTTCGGCCTTGCCCTCATTCCATTCGGATACAAGTCTCCTCCGCTTGCGATCATTGGGATCGCATTCACCGCCGGAATTTTGCACCTGATCGGTGTGTTCTTTTACTACGTCGCGCTGAAGCGGGGCGAAGCTTCTGAGGCACTGGCCATCGTCGGAGGCTTTTCGCCTGTCGCAACCGCTCTCATCGCCCTGGCGTTGTTGAGCAGCCAGATGACGGGCTGGCAACTCTTTGGGTTCATTTTAATGAGCGCCGGTGGGTTCATGATGTTCGCGTCTGAAAAACACCCGCTGAAGAAAATGCTGATACCCGTCGCGCTTGCGGCCGGGACGTTGGGTCTGGTCAATGTATTGGAGAAGATAGTCTACAATCACTCGAACTTCGTCAGCGGGTACGTCTGGTTCACTCTGGGCACGTTTGCCGGTTCCGTCTCATTATTGGTTCCGCCTTCCTGGCGGAAACAAATCTTCAGAGAATCTGGAGACAGCCGACCGCGCAGCCGGTTCTGGTATTTTGTGAACCGGATCATCTCAGGGGTGGGATCACTTCTGATCTATTATGCCGTCAGCCTGACCCATCCCGCTATCGTTGACGCGATCTCTGGCGTGCGGTACGTGATCATTTTCTTCGGCGCACTGCTCTTGACCAAGTTCAGGCCACAGTGGTTAAAGGAGGACTTCCACAAATGGCAGCTTATTTCCAAGTGTGCTGCTACTTGCCTGGTGGTCGCTGGTCTGGTGCTGGTAGGGCTCAGCGGGGGTAAGAAAGGCGGCTCCGGCAATCCAAGCGCCTCTGAAATGCCAGGGTTGCGCCCACTCTTTCATCTCCCGATCAACCCGGCGGCCGCAGACGCCCGCCTTCACAACAACCGGGCGACTGACGCTCCTCAGCCGCTCACTATCGGGCTCGCCGTGACCGCGCCGGAGTAA